Within Mucilaginibacter inviolabilis, the genomic segment AAGGAGATGATCAGAAGCAAACTCTATTTGCCTCTGATCATCCCTTTAATTTTTTACTACTTAAAGTTCGCCGCTTTTTTGAACGGGAGCGGCATCCTGAGATTCGTTGTTAACTTTTTCAGGAATGCTGATCACACGATAGCTGGTTTGGTTGTCATGTACCACCTCTTCCAGATAAATATCATCGGGAGTTACCCAATATTTTTTACCTTTTAAATTCACTTTATGCGAGCCGGCAGGCAGCTGATCGGTCATATCTCCAACTGCAGGCATTTGCGTATTGGTTGAGTCGGTTGCTGTTGTATTCTGGTCGGTATTTAACACGCCATCCTTTCCGGCTACAACATAGGTGGTTTTACCGTCATCCTTGGTTATCTGTTGATAGTATACGCCATTGTATTCATAATACTGTATGCCGTTTATGGCAATGGACTGGGCACCCTCGGGTAAAGATGGCACTTCGGCGCCTACAGGAGGAGCAGCAACCTCGTAACCACCATTAGCACCAGGCTGGTAAAATATACCACCATAGTAATAATATTGATTTGGCCCCCAGAAAAACGGATAATAACCAAATGGCAGGACATTTACAAAAAGCCCGACAT encodes:
- a CDS encoding DUF6515 family protein codes for the protein MKALNRSFINLSLAGLLVFGLATTADAQRGGHFGGFRGGFGRAHFGGGFGYRSPVVHAGFRGYYRPHVYANVGLFVNVLPFGYYPFFWGPNQYYYYGGIFYQPGANGGYEVAAPPVGAEVPSLPEGAQSIAINGIQYYEYNGVYYQQITKDDGKTTYVVAGKDGVLNTDQNTTATDSTNTQMPAVGDMTDQLPAGSHKVNLKGKKYWVTPDDIYLEEVVHDNQTSYRVISIPEKVNNESQDAAPVQKSGEL